A window of the Linepithema humile isolate Giens D197 chromosome 4, Lhum_UNIL_v1.0, whole genome shotgun sequence genome harbors these coding sequences:
- the LOC105671133 gene encoding E3 ubiquitin-protein ligase COP1-like, with protein sequence MSGSGDMGNDSSAGSSGGLGDSSGKIRKHHQSTNVLQRMTGILEDKSNDYMCPICFDLIDTAYITRCGHTFCHHCIVKCLEIKDRCPKCSFTLKEQDIFPNFLLDELVSKYKTRTKGLAQLGSYAENSRHRTSGNDLSIPAADGLRSIVAAESANLTLPDVNVMLEVLTQRKHLLEAETCTAQNKLLYEFLKHLLQQKEEQMNQLQKEVALIKKDMEEVENILKDVQSKCPRAEDVKKASENDNAQVSALRREMLGLIDIIDSNMVKPSDKATVGNDNLTNPSVAQSGGSTLAVRRKRLHAHFDDFVQCYFDSRGKELLLGQKLQYQSEAQQHGGVHSTSSGLNVFRENLVKFSRYTSLRPLATLNYSSDLFNNSTIVSSIEFDKDNEFFAIAGVTKRIKVFDYGAVIRDTVDIHYPCIEMVSSSKISCVSWNSFHKGMLASSDYEGTVTVWDATTGQRTKAFQEHEKRCWSVDFNDVDTRLIASGSDDARVKLWALNTDYSVASLEAKANVCCVKFNPRSSCHLAFGSADHCVHYYDLRNMKEALCVFKGHRKAVSYVKFINKEEIVSASTDSQLKMWNINNPLCLRSFVGHVNEKNFVGLATDGDYVACGSENNALYVYYKGLTKQLFSYKFDAVRSILELQDRREEDLNEFVSAVCWRQMSNVVVAANSQGIIKILELY encoded by the coding sequence ATGTCGGGTTCTGGTGATATGGGAAACGATAGCAGTGCAGGGAGCAGTGGTGGATTAGGCGACAGTAGCGGTAAAATTAGGAAACATCACCAATCAACAAATGTTCTGCAGAGGATGACCGGTATATTAGAAGATAAAAGCAACGATTACATGTGTCCAATTTGTTTTGATCTCATCGACACGGCATACATCACACGTTGCGGACATACGTTTTGCCATCACTGCATCGTCAAGTGTCTAGAGATTAAGGACCGATGTCCAAAATGCAGTTTCACTCTGAAGGAACAAGACATCTTTCCAAACTTTTTGTTGGACGAACTAgtctcaaaatataaaacgagAACTAAAGGCCTCGCACAGCTAGGCTCTTATGCAGAGAACAGCAGACATAGAACGTCGGGTAACGATTTATCAATACCGGCAGCCGATGGATTAAGAAGCATCGTGGCGGCGGAAAGCGCCAATCTCACTTTACCTGATGTAAATGTTATGTTGGAAGTACTGACTCAGCGGAAACATTTACTGGAGGCAGAGACTTGTACCGCGCAAAACAAACTCCTGTACGAATTCCTAAAACACTTGCTGCAACAAAAGGAGGAGCAGATGAATCAGTTGCAGAAGGAAGTGGCGCTAATCAAGAAAGACATGGAGGAGGTGGAAAACATTCTAAAAGACGTTCAGAGCAAGTGTCCACGAGCGGAGGACGTGAAGAAAGCAAGCGAAAATGATAACGCGCAGGTCTCGGCTCTCAGAAGGGAGATGCTCGGCCTTATAGACATAATAGATTCGAATATGGTGAAACCTAGCGACAAGGCGACCGTCGGCAACGATAACTTGACAAATCCGAGCGTTGCTCAGTCAGGCGGATCGACCCTAGCTGTACGCAGGAAGAGGCTGCATGCTCATTTCGACGATTTCGTTCAATGCTACTTTGATTCTCGCGGTAAAGAATTGCTGCTTGGTCAGAAACTGCAGTACCAGAGTGAAGCGCAGCAGCACGGCGGCGTGCACAGCACGAGTTCCGGTTTGAACGTCTTCCGCGAGAATCTCGTGAAATTTTCAAGGTACACTTCTCTGCGTCCGTTGGCCACTCTCAACTACTCATCGGATCTCTTCAACAATTCCACTATCGTATCTAGTATAGAATTTGACAAGGATAACGAGTTCTTTGCAATAGCCGGTGTGACAAAGCGAATAAAAGTTTTCGATTATGGCGCCGTTATACGTGACACTGTGGACATTCATTATCCGTGTATCGAGATGGTTTCGAGCTCTAAAATCTCATGCGTTTCATGGAATTCTTTTCACAAGGGCATGCTGGCGTCATCCGATTATGAGGGCACGGTAACGGTATGGGATGCGACGACCGGTCAGAGGACCAAAGCATTTCAGGAACACGAGAAAAGATGCTGGTCCGTCGATTTCAACGACGTGGACACTAGATTGATCGCATCCGGCTCCGATGACGCTCGAGTAAAATTGTGGGCATTGAACACCGATTATTCTGTAGCATCGTTGGAGGCGAAGGCGAACGTATGCTGTGTGAAATTCAATCCGCGCAGCTCGTGTCACCTGGCGTTTGGCTCTGCTGATCACTGTGTGCACTATTACGATTTGCGTAACATGAAGGAGGCGTTGTGTGTATTCAAAGGACATCGTAAAGCCGTCTCCTacgttaaatttatcaataaagaagaaattgtgTCGGCAAGTACGGATTCTCAATTGAAAATGTGGAACATCAACAACCCGCTCTGTCTGCGATCTTTCGTAGGACACGTAAATGAAAAGAACTTTGTCGGCCTCGCCACTGATGGCGATTACGTTGCTTGCGGTTCTGAAAATAATGCGTTATACGTCTATTATAAAGGACTGACGAAACAGTTGTTCtcatataaatttgatgctGTGCGAAGTATATTGGAGTTGCAAGACAGGAGAGAGGAGGATCTGAACGAGTTCGTGTCTGCGGTATGCTGGAGGCAAATGTCCAACGTTGTGGTAGCTGCTAATTCTCaaggaattattaaaatattagaactttattag